The proteins below are encoded in one region of Zootoca vivipara chromosome 10, rZooViv1.1, whole genome shotgun sequence:
- the YAF2 gene encoding YY1-associated factor 2 isoform X2, producing the protein MTPPQKWVEKSKIFLPSRDADYPLPSHQSLKPRPVSQLVAQQVTQQFVPPTQSKKEKKDKVEKEKSEKETTSKKNSHKKTRPRLKNVDRSSAQHLEVTVGDLTVIITDFKEKTKSPPASSAASADQHSQSGSSSDNTERGMSRSSSPRGEASSLNGESH; encoded by the exons ATGACACCGCCACAGAAGTGGGTGGAGAAGTCTAAGATCTTTCTGCCCAGCAGGGATGCAGACTATCCCCTACCCAGTCACCAATCACT GAAACCTCGACCTGTCTCTCAACTGGTTGCACAACAGGTTACGCAGCAATTTGTGCCCCCTACACaatcaaagaaagagaaaaaagacaaagtagaaaaagaaaaaagtgaaaagGAAACGACTAGCAAAAAGAACAGTCACAAAAAAACAAG GCCCAGGTTGAAAAATGTGGATCGAAGTAGCGCCCAACACTTGGAAGTTACTGTTGGTGATCTGACAGTCATTATTACAGACTTTAAGGAAAAAACAAAGTCACCACCTGCTTCCAGTGCAGCTTCTGCAGATCAGCACAGCCAGAGCGGTTCTAGTTCTGACAATACAGAGAGAGGAATGTCCAGGTCGTCTTCACCAAGAGGAGAAGCCTCATCACTGAATGGAGAATCTCATTAA